CCTCGCGACCCTGCTGCTCTCGGCCGGCGTGCCGATGATCCTCGGCGGCGACGAGATCGCCCGCACGCAGGGCGGCAACAACAACGCCTACTGCCAGGACGACGAGATCTCGTGGTTCGACTGGGAGAACGCGGACCAGGAGCTGCTCGCCTTCACCCGCGAGCTGATCGCCCTGCGCCGGGCCGAGCCGGCGCTGCGCCCGAAGTGGTTCCGGCGCGCGCCGGGCGACGGCGGCCCCGACACCGTCGACATCCTCCGCTCCGACGCCGAGGGCTTCGCCGACGAGGACTGGGACAACCCCGACGCCCGCTCGATCACGTTCGTGTTCGAGCACGAGGGCAGCGACTCCTTCGCCCTGCTGATGAACGCGGCCGAGAACGGAGTCGAGTTCACGGTCCCGAAGGCACCGGGCGCGGAGTGGGTGCTCGCCTCCTCGAGCGACCCCGGCCAGGTCGTCGAGGGCGAGGTCACCACGCTGATCGTGCGCGACGGCTCGTTCACGCTGCTCCGCTCGGCCTCCTGATGCCCGGCCGGGCCCCGCGGCGCCTCCGCTTCAGCGGGCGCATCGCGGGGTTCGGCACGGCCTCCGGCACCCGCGTGGTGCTGGGGATGTGGGAGCGGACGCCGCTCGGCCCCTTCGCCGACGCGATGATCGAGGACCCGGGCGGGCACCGCCTCCTGATCGCGCCGTCTCCTGAGGCCGCAGATCTCATCGCAGCGACGTACTCGTTCGACGAGGTGCGGATCGCCCCGGTCGCGTGGCGGCGGATCGACGGCGGGCTCTCGCTCACCGCGGGCCCGCTCGCCGTGACCCTGCGCCTCGGCGGGCTGACTCCGCTCGGCCGCCTGCTGCGCGTCGTGCCGCGCGCGCTCGCCGAGCACCCGGCCTGGCTCACCGCGATCTCGCCCGTCGCGTCCCTGCTCGTGCGCGGCGTCCGCACCGCGGGCTCGGCCGGCAACGGCCGGCGCGAGTACTACGGCGTGCGCGCGATCCGCCGCGTGCTCGCGGTCGACGCGGCGCTCGACGGAGGCGGCCTCGGGCCGCTCGGGCCGCTGTCGCCTCCCGTGCGCTTCGGCTTCTCGTCGGCTCCCGCGACCCCGGCGATCGTCGACGTCACCACCACCATCGTGCTGCCGCGCGGAACCGCCGCACCGGCAGCCACCCGAGAGAGAGGAAGCGCCTCGTGAAGAAGGGCGACAAGATCAGCTGGAACACCTCGCAGGGCGAGACCCACGGCGAGCTGGTCGAGAAGAAGACGAAGGAGTTCCAGTTCGAGGGCCAGAAGTTCAACGCCTCGGACGACGAGCCGTACTGGATCGTGCAGAGCGACAAGACCGACGCGAAGGCCGCCCACAAGGAGTCGTCGCTGACGAAGAAGTAGGGCCGGGGGAACTCCGGCTCGAGCGGATCGATCCGTCACGGAAGGCCCGTGCTGCGCACTCGCACGGGCCGTTCGTGACGGATCGATCGCGCTCTGCCCCTCGCCCCGGGCACCGCGCGGAACCACGTACCTGTCAGCAGGAGGTCAGTCCCCGTCGCGGAGGCGCTTCGGGGCGCGGACGTCCCACGCCTCGCGGAGCAGCTCGGCGAGACGGTCGGGCGCGAC
The genomic region above belongs to Rathayibacter sp. VKM Ac-2759 and contains:
- a CDS encoding DUF2945 domain-containing protein, whose translation is MKKGDKISWNTSQGETHGELVEKKTKEFQFEGQKFNASDDEPYWIVQSDKTDAKAAHKESSLTKK